The Stigmatella aurantiaca DW4/3-1 genome contains the following window.
CGGGCAATGGGGCAGTGCTCCACCGCGCCCGCCGAGGCCTTGGCGACCACCCCGGTGACTTGAACCGCCCGATCCTTGCCAATCACGATGCCGTGTGCCCCCAGGGCATGTGCCGAGCGGATGATGGCCCCCAGGTTGTGCGGGTCCTGAATGCCGTCCAGGACGACCACCAGCGGGGCACGGCCACTGGCCTTCGCTGCCTCGAGCAGATCCGGCACATCCACGTACTCGAAACCCCGGAGTTCCGCCGCCACGCCCTGATGGACGCCTCCTTCGGCCAGCGTCGTCAGGCGCTCGCGCGCCACCCGCTCCGTCCGGATTCCCGAGTCCCGGGCTCGGCTGAGAATCTCCGCCGCCGCCTTGGAGCCAAGCTGTCCCTCGACGATGAAGAGGCGCTCCACTTCGTCCGGACGCGCTCGCAAGGCTTCCAGGACCGGGTTCACCCCGTACACGTAGCGCTCCCCCCGCTCACGGGGCTCTTGGCTCTGAGACGAACGGTCACGCATGGGCCTTACAGGGCCTCCACGGGAATGGAGAACGTCTTCTGCTGCCGCGCGCAGATCTTCTCCGTGCAGATGAAGAAGGTGAGCTTCGCATCCAGCGTGCCCTTCCCCCCTTCGAGGGTAAAGGGCACCTCGAAACGGGGATCCGCGAAGGCCTGGCCTGCTTCCTTCTTCGACACCGAGTCGGAGAAGGCGAGCTGATCCTTGGAAGGAACCAGTTGGGTGCCCTTCAGCTGGAGCTTCAAGGGCGCCTCGTCCGACACGTGCGCGCCCGGCTTGCTCTTGATGGAGAGCACGAAGAGGCCCTTCTCCCCCGTCTTCACCTTCGTGGACGTCCCCTCGGTGCTGATCTCATAGAGCGTGGTGGGATTCACCTCGTCCTGGGCGTAAGCCTGAGGCCAGACGACGGCCGCCCACAGGGCGGCAATGGGGGCGAGACGGCGCAAATGAGACATGAAACGTCCTCCTCGGTGAGCAAGCCAACGTACCGCCACCTTCCGCGCAGCGGGGAGACTTTTCTCCTACGCCCCCCCGGCGGACGCCTTCCGGGGCGACCGTCCGGTGCCTTTCGGCGGAGAGGAGAGATCCCTCGGCGTCCCGGGAGCTTCCAGACGAAGCGGTTCTTGCTGATCCACCCGGGGCGCCCCAGCCACCAACGCCTCGGCCCGCTCGATGATGGGGGTGGCCAGGTCCATCCCGGACGCAGCCTCCATCTCCGTCAGCGCGGGTGAGCTGTTCACCTCGAAGACCTTGGGGTGTCCCTTCACATCCAGGAGATCCACGGCCGCGACCTCCAGCCCCACGAGCCGGGCCGTCCGCTCGGCCGCCCCGCGCCAGGCCTCCGTCAACTCAACCCCTTCGAGCCGGGCTCCTTTGATCAGCGTGCGGGAGAGCCGCCCCACCTTTGGCCGCCGCCACACCGCCGCCACCGCATGGCCGCCCACCACCAGCACCCGCACGTCCTGCCCCGTGCTCTTCACGTACTGCTGCACCACCAGGTTGTGGCCAAGGCCGAGCACGGCCTCCAGCGCGGCTTCCAAGGACTGGAGGCTCTCGCACACCATGACCCCATGCTTCTCCTGCCCCTGCAGGAGCTTCACGAGCACCGGGACCCCGCCCACCAGCCCCACCATTTCCTTGAGATCGGCCGCCTCGCGCGCCATCACCGTGGCCGGAATATCGATGCCGTTGGCGGAGAGCAGTTGCAGCGAGCGCATCTTGTTGCGCGACTGCGCAATCGCCTGGGCCGTGTTCATCAACGGCACCCCGCACATGCCAAACTGGTTCACCACCGCCAGCCCGTAGCTGTTGATGGAGAGTGCGATGCGCGGGATGACCAGGTCCCCCGGCGCCAGCGTCTTCCGCTTGTAATAGAGGCTGGGCTTGCGTCCATCCAGGTGCATCTCTACCCGGCTGGGGTTCAAGACGCGCACCTGATGCCCTCTCGCACGCCCAGCCTCGGCCAGACGCCGGGTGGACGGAATCGACGCAGAACGCGAGAGGATCGTGATCTTCATGGGCGGGGCGACTCCTACTTAATCGCCGCCCCGCCCCGGGTAAAGGTACCTCGGCAGTTACTTCTTCTGCACTGCCCGAACCTCGACCTTGATCGGGTTCGAAGGCGTCGAGTTTTTGATGCGATCACACGTCGAGCCGACGAACTGGACGCCTTTGTCCGTCAGCGACCATGTGTCCGCTCCCGAGGCCACGATCTGATCGTTGACGTAGACCACCACCAGGTTGGCGTTGTTGTCCGTGGGCAGCTGCTCCGGCGTCAGAGCAAGCAGGCAGATGTCCTTGGTGCCCACCAGGTCGATGATCTCCCGGAGAGCCTCGGCCAGCTCCTCCTGGTTGGCGGCCTGGTAGAAGCGCCGGCCACACAGCTTGGTCTGGGCGTCACAGGTATCCCCCGCGCCGCAGGCGTTCGGATCATCCCGGCAGCTGCGGGCGAAGTCTCCCGCGGTGGCCATGGCGTTCAGCGTGGCCGGTCCGTTGCCCGTGGCCGTCTCGGCACCGAAGCCGACGACGATGGTCCGGATGCCCTTGCGCTTCAGGTCCTCGACCGCCACCACGGAAGCATCCTTATCCAGGCAGCCACGGCGGACGTAGTCACCCTGGCAGCCCGTGTTGTTTCCGATGTTGGCCAGGGTGCACTGGCAGGCATCGACGTTCGTGCCCGCGTTCTGATTGTCCGGGTTGCAGTTGGGCAAACCGTCCGTCAGCAGCAGGACGAAGTTGTCGCGATCCGTGGCCTGCACATCCGGCTGCTGCCCCACGAACTGGAGGCTCAAGCTGGTCGGGGTACCGCCCGAAGGCGCGTTCGTTCCCGCGTTGGGGATGCCCAAAATCACGCTCTGGATATCGTTCGCCGCCCCCAGGAGCGCCTCGTCCGCATCGGACTGGGGAATGTTCTTGTTGACCACCGTGGAGGCTTCGCATCGCAGGCTGTTCGACCCCACCGCGGGCCCCGGGTACGTCGTCAGGCCCATGCGGGCCACCCCGCCACTCTCGGAGAGGAACCGGGACATGGCCCCCTGCAGCTCGCTCCAGCGCGTGGGGCACTTGGAGGTGTCGCAGGCGGTGGAGGGCGTCTGGCCGCAGTAGTCGTCGTCCGGCGAAGGGGTGTTGTTCGCCCGGTAGCAGTTGGGATCCCGGGTGTTCACCGGCAGCGTCATCGATCCCGAGGTGTCCAGCAGCACCATCAAGTTGGGCTTCAGCGCCTGGGCCGTGATGACATCCCCCACGGTCGTCTGGGCCAGCGCCAGTGGGTCCACCGGCTCGAAATCGTAGGTCTGACAGCCGGACACGGCCGCCCCGCCGAGAAGTCCGACGGCGAAGGCGCTCAGAAGGGACAGCTTGGCACGCATGGCTTGCGTTCTTCCTCGCACGGGTACTCGGCACCCGCGCATTCAGGTTCCTTCAAGGTTCAAACGGCTCCGGAAGCGTAGCGCGAGCTTCGGCACCGAGGCTACAACGACCCGCACGGCCATCTCCTGATTCAAACCAGGCTGTCAAGTTCCAACCCGAACTGATGCCCCTCGGAAGGTGCGTGTGTGCCTCCCCCTGGGTCCGCCGCACTCCGCCCGGGGGCGCGTGACGATATAATATGATCCGCGCGATTCCTCGACGGAGCCTCGCATGAAGACGCCCACAGCGCCCCGTGGTGCCACCCTGCCTCGATGGGGGCTCGCGGCCGTGCTTCTGGTGAGCCCTGGAATGGCCCTCCCGGCGGCCACCGCTCCCTCCACCGGAGGGGCTGGCGCTTCGCCTGCGTCCCCAGGAGAAGTCCGCGAGGAGGTGCTCTCCCTGCTCGATCGCTCCGGGACCGTTCCCTACGAGACGGAATGGAAGCCCCTGGGGCCCGCAGCGCTCGGGGTCCTCGAGGATCTGGCCACGGATCCGAACACCCCTCCCCAGCGGCGCTCCCGGGCGGTGACCTTCATGGCGGCCGTGGACAACCCCCAGGCCACGGACCGGCTCCAGGCCTTCCTCAAGAACGGAAACACCCAGCCGACCCTCCGCGCCAGTGCCGCCACCGCCCTAGGCCTGCGTGTGGGCACCGACGCCGTTCCCACCCTCCTCCCCTTCCTCCAGGACCGCAGCGACCCCGTCCGCGAAGCCGTCGCGCGGGCGCTCGGACGCCTGGGAGGGGTTCAGGTCCAACAGGCACTCGAGGAGCGCCTTCCCCTGGAGGAGACCCCCGTCGTGCGCGAGGCGCTCCAGCAGGGGCTCACCTTCTCCGTGCCCTGAGCGGTCTCTCACGACCCGCTCCTTGCCGTGGTCTCGGGGCTCGCTTCGGGCAGGGCCTTCCATTAGATGAGGCCCATGCGTCCTACCGTGCTTCTCTTCGACATCGACGGCACCCTCGTCACCACCGGTGGCGCGGGGCGGCGTTCCATCTCTCGCGCTTTCGAAAAGCTCTACCGCCGCAGCGATGCGTGCAGCTCGTTCAGCCTCTCCGGCATGACCGACCGGGCCATCGCGCGCAAGGCCATGGGCATCATCGGCGTCGAGCCCCGTCCCGAGGCCATCGATGAGCTGCTCGCCACCTACCTCTCCTTCCTCGCCGAGGAGGTGAAGCAGGCCGTGGACCGCGACTACTTCGTTCACGCCGGCATGCGCGAGGCCGTCACGGAGGCCCGCAACCACCCCCACATCGCCGTGGGCATTGGCACCGGCAATGTGCGGGAGGGCGCACGGATCAAACTGGAGCGCGTGGGCATCTACGATCAGTTCTCCTTTGGCGGCTTCGGGTGTGACCACGAGGACCGCGTGGAGCTCATCCGCCATGGGGCCCGGAGTGGCGCGAAGCTCCTCGATACCCCCATGGAGGAGTGCCGCGTGGTGGTCATCGGGGATACGCCCAAGGACGTCGCCGCCGCCAAGGGCATCGGGGCGCTCTGCATCGGTGTCGGAACGGGCCAGTTCACCCCCGCCTCGCTCCTGGAGGCAGGCGCCGACTTCGCCTTCCCCGACTTCACCGCGGGTGGAGCGCTCGACGCTCTCCTCCAGGACCGCTGAGGACTTCACCGCATGTCGTTGTCCACGCTGGAAGCCTACGAGCTCATCCGCTTCTCCGAGACGTTCGAGGCCCGCCTCGTCACCGCCCAGGACGTGATCGCCGAGCGCGAGGGGCTCCAAGCCGAGAAGAAGTGGCTCGCCGCCGCCTTGAAACTCGCGCGCACCGCCCTGGCCCCTTGCGCGGCCCTGATCGAGCGCGCCAAGGATCTGCCCGAGCTGGAGGAGGCCCGTGAGGAGTTCTCCTTCCAGCAGCAGAACCTCTGGGTCGATGCCCTGGAAAAGCTTCACGCGGGCATCACCTTCTGCGCCAGCAGCCGGGCCCCCGTCATCGACGCGCTCTTTCCCCACCTCAAGTTTCCGCAGCTCCGCCGCGCCCCTCAGGAAGCGGTGAACGAGTTCGCGGCCTCGTACGAGCGGCGGCTCAAGTCCAGCTACGTCACCCGTATCTTCGCCCAGGAAGACTTCGACTTCGTGCGCCCTGTCGTGGAGCAGGTGACACGCGCCCATGCCGCGTGGCAGGCCAGCCTCACCCCCACGAGCCTGTCCGACAGTCAGACAGCCGCCCTCCGGACCCAGCTCATCACCGCCGGCAACCGGTTGGACCTCGCCACACGCCAGGCCCGGCTGCTCGCGGAAGCCGCTCTCGTTCCCGTGGCTGGGGCCTTCGACTCCACGGGACTCGCCGCCAAGCCGAGGAAGCGCGTGGGCCGGGGGCTGCCGGATGAAATGGCCCCCGAAGGCTCCATGGACCCTGCGTCCGAAGAGGCGGATGCCAGCGAGGAGCCTTCTGCCTCGCCCCCCGAGCCGGAGCCCCTCGAGGCCGCCGAGCCGCCTCCGGCCCCTGAGCCCCCTCCGGCCCCCGAGCCCCCTCGCGCCGAGGCCAAACCTCCCCGGCGGGGGCGCAAGAAAGCCGATCCCAAGCACCCTCCCGACGAGGCAGCCTGACAGGGCGCTGAAGCTCACGTGACAGGACCGGCCATGTCCGAAGCCACCCTTCCCATCGATCCGCTCCTTCCGCAGATTGTCTCCACCCTGCGTGATGCCCGCTCGCTCGTGCTCGAGGCGCCTCCCGGCGCGGGCAAGACGACCCGGGTGCCCCGCGCACTGCTGGAGGCAGGGCTTGGACAGGGCAAGGAGATCATCGTCCTCCAACCCCGGCGGCTGCCCACCCGGCTCGCCGCTCAACGTGTGGCGGACGAGCTGGGGGAACGCGTCGGAGAGACCGTGGGTTACCAGGTCCGCTTCGAGGACGTCCGCGGTCCCAAAACGCGCCTGTCCTTCGTCACCGAGGGCGTTCTGGGCCGACGCCTCCTCTCCGATCCTGGCCTGCGCGATGTGGGCATCGTCGTTCTCGACGAGTTCCACGAGCGTCACCTGTCGGCGGACATCTCGCTCGCCCTGCTTCGCCGGCTTCAAGAGGGCCCCCGGTCCGATCTCAAGCTCGTCGTCATGTCCGCGACGCTCGATGCGGCGCCCATCCGGACCTACCTGTCCGGTTGCCCAGGCCTCCGGTCCGAGGGCCGACGCTTCGAGGTGAGCCACGAGTACCTCCCCACCGCCGATGAACGGCACCTCGATGTCCAGGTGCTCTCGGGCATCAAGCGCGTCTTCTCCGCGGGGCTCGACGGCGACATCCTCGTCTTCCTTCCCGGCGCTGGGGAGATCCGCCGCGCCCGCGACGCCTGTGCCGAGTTCGCCGAGCGCCATGGCGTGGACGTGCTGCCCCTGCACGGAGACCTGTCTCCCGCCGAGCAGGATCGCGCCGTGCGCCACAGTTCCCGCCGGAAGATCATCCTCTCCACCAACGTGGCCGAGACCTCCGTCACCATCGATGGGGTCGCCGTGGTCATCGACAGCGGGCTGGCCCGCGTGGCCTCCCACTCTCCGTGGTCCGGTCTGCCCACGCTCAAGCTGTCGAAGATCAGCCGTGCCTCCGCCACCCAGCGGGCTGGCCGCGCCGGCCGGACCCGCGCGGGCCACTGCCTGCGGCTCTACACCCAACACGACTTCGAGGGTCGCCCGGAGCAGGATGCGCCGGAGATCCGCCGGGTGGATCTCGCGGAGACGGTGCTCGCCCTGCGTGCCTCGGGTGTGAAGGACCTCGCCACCTTCCCCTTCTTCGAGCCCCCTCCTCCCGCCGCGCTCGAAGCCGCCGAGACCCTGCTGCACCGGCTGGGCGCGGTGGACAAGGAAGGCCGCGTCACCTCGACGGGTGAACGGCTGCTCCGCTTCCCCGTCCACCCGCGCCAGGCCCGGATCATCGTCGAGGGCGAGCGCCGGGGGGTGGGCGCCGCCGCCACCGTGCTCGCCGCGCTCATGGGCGAGCGGGACATCCGGCGCGAAGCCCGGGCGAACCTGGGCTCCACGGGGCGCGCCGCGGCCGTCGTCAGCGGGCCCTCGGATCTTCTGGAACTGGTCGAGCGCTTCCGTGAGGCGGAACGGGCGGACTTCGCCACCGGACGCCTCCACTCGCTCTCCCTCGATCCGGGCGCCGTCCAGGCCGTGGACCGCGTGCAGCGCCAACTGCGGCGCACGGTGCGCGATACCGGGCCACGCCCGAGCCGCCCCGAGGCCGTGGAAGAAGCCCTGATGCTCAGCGTGCTGGCCGGCTACCCGGACCGGGTGGCGAAGCGGCGCCGCCCTCGCGCGCCAGAGTTGCTCCTCTTCGGCGGCGGGACCGCCTCCCTCTCCGAGCTGAGCGTGGTGCAGGAAGCCGATCTGATGGTGGCCGTGGATGCCGAGGAACGCCCTGGACGGGGCGCCGTGGTCCGCCTGGCCAGCGCCGTCGAGCCCGAGTGGTTGCTGGATCTCTACCCGGACGCCTTGGAGGAGCTGGATGCCCTCCAGTGGAACGCCGAATCTCGGCGCGTCGAGCGCATCACCCGGCTGTCGTATGGCAACCTCGTCCTGGAAGAAACCCGGGCGCCCGCCCCTGCCTCCGAGGAGGCCGCCCGGGTGCTGGTGGAAGCCGCGCTCGCCGCAGGCCCCGAGCGCTTCGCGGATCCCGAAGCGCTCACCCAGTGGCGCACGCGCGTGGGCCTGCTCACCGAGGCCTTCCCCGAAGCCCGCTTCCCCACCGTGGACGCGGCCTTCCTGCGGGACTCACTGGCCTCCCTGTGTTCGGGGGCCCGTAGCTTCGCCGACCTCGAAGGGGTCTCCCTGCTGGATGCGCTCCATGCGCGCCTCACCTCCGAGCAGGCACGGCTGCTGTCCAGCCACGCCCCCGAGCGCGTCACCCTGCCCGGAGGCCGGGGCGTGAAGGTGAACTACGAACCCGGAAAGCCCCCCTGGATCGAGTCACGCCTGCAGGACTTCTTCGGCATGGCCCAGGGGCCCAGCGTCGGCGCGGGCCGCGTTCCACTGGTGCTCCACCTGCTGGCCCCCAACATGCGCGCCGTGCAGGTGACGACCGATCTGGCCGGCTTCTGGGAGCGCCACTACCCGGCCATCCGCAAGGAGCTGTGCCGCAAGTACCCCCGGCACAGCTGGCCCGAGGATCCCCGTCACGCCCAGCCCCCGGCGCCCCGGCCGCCCCGGCGCTGAACCTCAGAACTCCTTCTGCATCGCCAGGTGCTCGAGGCCGGCTTCCATGAAGACGCCTCCCACCGGCTCGTAGCCATGCTTCTTGTAGAAATCGAGCGCGAAGAGCTGCGCGTGCAGGATGATGCCGATGACGCCCCGGCGCAGCGCTTCCTCCTCCAGCGAGGTGAGCAGCTTGGAGCCGATGCGCGCCTTGCGGTGTGACTGGAGCACCGCCATGCGGCCGATCTTCGCCCAGCGCCCCGCCTTGCCCTCAGGGGGCTCGGGCTGCATCACCAGGCGCCCGGTGCCGACGGCGTGCCCCCCCTGAAAGGCGAGCACGTGGTAGGCGCGCGCATCCTCCGCGTCTCGCTCGATGCCCTCGGGGACGTGTTGCTCCTCGATGAACACCACCTCGCGGATGGCCAGCGCTTGGAACAGTTCCGCCTCGTTCTGGACCTTGGCGATGGTGACGGGCTGCGTGTTCTCCGAGTCGGACATGGCGAAGGCAAGGTACACAAAAGGCAGCGGGTCAAACAGACGGAAAAAAAGGGAGGCCGTGATAAGGGCCCGGGCCGAGATGACCCCTCCCCAGGTGGCCGGACGAACATCGCTCGCCGTCTTCTACTTCCTCTATTTCGGCACCGTCGGGATTACCCAGCCGTTCCTGCCCGCCTATCTGCGCTCGCTCGACCTATCGACGGCCCAGGTAGGCTTCTTGCTCGCGCTCTCACCCCTCATGTCCCTGATAACCCCACCCCTGTGGGGTCATCTGGCGGACCGCACGGGTCAG
Protein-coding sequences here:
- the rlmB gene encoding 23S rRNA (guanosine(2251)-2'-O)-methyltransferase RlmB: MRDRSSQSQEPRERGERYVYGVNPVLEALRARPDEVERLFIVEGQLGSKAAAEILSRARDSGIRTERVARERLTTLAEGGVHQGVAAELRGFEYVDVPDLLEAAKASGRAPLVVVLDGIQDPHNLGAIIRSAHALGAHGIVIGKDRAVQVTGVVAKASAGAVEHCPIARVVNISRALEELKEAGLWVAAADTHSKEPLWGARLDGPLALVVGAEGAGVREGVLKHCDFRLGIPMVGQVGSLNASVSAAVLLYEVARQRGGSRPSGGRRGDQTP
- a CDS encoding ATP-grasp domain-containing protein yields the protein MKITILSRSASIPSTRRLAEAGRARGHQVRVLNPSRVEMHLDGRKPSLYYKRKTLAPGDLVIPRIALSINSYGLAVVNQFGMCGVPLMNTAQAIAQSRNKMRSLQLLSANGIDIPATVMAREAADLKEMVGLVGGVPVLVKLLQGQEKHGVMVCESLQSLEAALEAVLGLGHNLVVQQYVKSTGQDVRVLVVGGHAVAAVWRRPKVGRLSRTLIKGARLEGVELTEAWRGAAERTARLVGLEVAAVDLLDVKGHPKVFEVNSSPALTEMEAASGMDLATPIIERAEALVAGAPRVDQQEPLRLEAPGTPRDLSSPPKGTGRSPRKASAGGA
- the cglB gene encoding adventurous gliding motility lipoprotein CglB, translated to MRAKLSLLSAFAVGLLGGAAVSGCQTYDFEPVDPLALAQTTVGDVITAQALKPNLMVLLDTSGSMTLPVNTRDPNCYRANNTPSPDDDYCGQTPSTACDTSKCPTRWSELQGAMSRFLSESGGVARMGLTTYPGPAVGSNSLRCEASTVVNKNIPQSDADEALLGAANDIQSVILGIPNAGTNAPSGGTPTSLSLQFVGQQPDVQATDRDNFVLLLTDGLPNCNPDNQNAGTNVDACQCTLANIGNNTGCQGDYVRRGCLDKDASVVAVEDLKRKGIRTIVVGFGAETATGNGPATLNAMATAGDFARSCRDDPNACGAGDTCDAQTKLCGRRFYQAANQEELAEALREIIDLVGTKDICLLALTPEQLPTDNNANLVVVYVNDQIVASGADTWSLTDKGVQFVGSTCDRIKNSTPSNPIKVEVRAVQKK
- a CDS encoding HEAT repeat domain-containing protein, coding for MKTPTAPRGATLPRWGLAAVLLVSPGMALPAATAPSTGGAGASPASPGEVREEVLSLLDRSGTVPYETEWKPLGPAALGVLEDLATDPNTPPQRRSRAVTFMAAVDNPQATDRLQAFLKNGNTQPTLRASAATALGLRVGTDAVPTLLPFLQDRSDPVREAVARALGRLGGVQVQQALEERLPLEETPVVREALQQGLTFSVP
- a CDS encoding HAD family hydrolase translates to MRPMRPTVLLFDIDGTLVTTGGAGRRSISRAFEKLYRRSDACSSFSLSGMTDRAIARKAMGIIGVEPRPEAIDELLATYLSFLAEEVKQAVDRDYFVHAGMREAVTEARNHPHIAVGIGTGNVREGARIKLERVGIYDQFSFGGFGCDHEDRVELIRHGARSGAKLLDTPMEECRVVVIGDTPKDVAAAKGIGALCIGVGTGQFTPASLLEAGADFAFPDFTAGGALDALLQDR
- the hrpB gene encoding ATP-dependent helicase HrpB encodes the protein MSEATLPIDPLLPQIVSTLRDARSLVLEAPPGAGKTTRVPRALLEAGLGQGKEIIVLQPRRLPTRLAAQRVADELGERVGETVGYQVRFEDVRGPKTRLSFVTEGVLGRRLLSDPGLRDVGIVVLDEFHERHLSADISLALLRRLQEGPRSDLKLVVMSATLDAAPIRTYLSGCPGLRSEGRRFEVSHEYLPTADERHLDVQVLSGIKRVFSAGLDGDILVFLPGAGEIRRARDACAEFAERHGVDVLPLHGDLSPAEQDRAVRHSSRRKIILSTNVAETSVTIDGVAVVIDSGLARVASHSPWSGLPTLKLSKISRASATQRAGRAGRTRAGHCLRLYTQHDFEGRPEQDAPEIRRVDLAETVLALRASGVKDLATFPFFEPPPPAALEAAETLLHRLGAVDKEGRVTSTGERLLRFPVHPRQARIIVEGERRGVGAAATVLAALMGERDIRREARANLGSTGRAAAVVSGPSDLLELVERFREAERADFATGRLHSLSLDPGAVQAVDRVQRQLRRTVRDTGPRPSRPEAVEEALMLSVLAGYPDRVAKRRRPRAPELLLFGGGTASLSELSVVQEADLMVAVDAEERPGRGAVVRLASAVEPEWLLDLYPDALEELDALQWNAESRRVERITRLSYGNLVLEETRAPAPASEEAARVLVEAALAAGPERFADPEALTQWRTRVGLLTEAFPEARFPTVDAAFLRDSLASLCSGARSFADLEGVSLLDALHARLTSEQARLLSSHAPERVTLPGGRGVKVNYEPGKPPWIESRLQDFFGMAQGPSVGAGRVPLVLHLLAPNMRAVQVTTDLAGFWERHYPAIRKELCRKYPRHSWPEDPRHAQPPAPRPPRR
- a CDS encoding GNAT family N-acetyltransferase; translation: MSDSENTQPVTIAKVQNEAELFQALAIREVVFIEEQHVPEGIERDAEDARAYHVLAFQGGHAVGTGRLVMQPEPPEGKAGRWAKIGRMAVLQSHRKARIGSKLLTSLEEEALRRGVIGIILHAQLFALDFYKKHGYEPVGGVFMEAGLEHLAMQKEF